In one Cloacibacillus porcorum genomic region, the following are encoded:
- a CDS encoding pyruvate carboxylase subunit B, protein MSEIEIKKEIKDCNGKVIATKITTGAASAAPASEPAAKAELITVTENKKTEAPAAKAKPRVGIMETAFRDAHQSIMATRLRTDDMLPICEAMDEVGYHSIEMWGGATFDSAMRFLNEDPWDRLRQIKKRLKKTKTQMLLRGQNIVGYRHYSDEVVREFVKRAIGNGIDIIRVFDALNDLRNMSIAAEAVKKEGGELQMTISYTISPVHTLDLFAKQARDMADMGADSICIKDMAGLLSPVAASALVKAIKKKVNLPVQIHSHYTSGMAAMSYMAALEAGADVVDCAISPFAMGTSQPATETMVAALAGGPLDTGLSLEKLLPVAKHYQMLHEKYKDLIMGVSGVNVNILLYQIPGGMYSNLQSQLKEGGCLEKFKEVMEEVPRVRKEMGYPPLVTPTSQIVGTQAAMNVISGQRWKMVPNEVRQYFRGYYGKTPAPVDPEIQKLVLGDEEPITCRPGEKIAPELEQAKKEIGVWCTQPEDLLSYILFPQVAKDFLPNKFAKETLVNIGQEPQDDPEAYAV, encoded by the coding sequence ATGTCTGAAATCGAGATCAAAAAAGAGATCAAGGACTGCAACGGTAAGGTAATTGCCACCAAGATAACGACGGGAGCCGCTTCGGCGGCCCCCGCCTCGGAACCGGCGGCGAAGGCTGAGCTGATCACCGTGACGGAAAACAAGAAGACGGAGGCCCCCGCGGCGAAGGCAAAGCCGCGCGTCGGCATAATGGAGACCGCCTTCCGCGACGCGCACCAGTCGATCATGGCGACGCGCCTGCGCACGGACGACATGCTTCCCATCTGCGAGGCGATGGACGAGGTTGGCTACCACTCGATAGAGATGTGGGGCGGCGCGACCTTCGACTCGGCGATGCGCTTTCTCAACGAAGACCCGTGGGACAGGCTGCGCCAGATAAAGAAGCGCCTGAAGAAGACCAAGACCCAGATGCTTCTGCGCGGCCAGAATATCGTCGGCTACCGCCATTACTCGGACGAAGTGGTGCGCGAGTTCGTTAAACGCGCCATCGGCAACGGCATAGACATCATCCGTGTCTTCGACGCGCTGAACGACCTGCGCAACATGTCGATCGCCGCCGAGGCCGTCAAGAAAGAGGGCGGCGAGCTTCAGATGACGATCTCTTATACGATCTCCCCGGTGCATACGCTCGACCTCTTTGCGAAGCAGGCGCGCGACATGGCCGACATGGGGGCCGATTCCATCTGCATCAAGGACATGGCGGGGCTTCTCTCGCCCGTCGCGGCCTCGGCGCTTGTGAAGGCGATCAAGAAAAAGGTCAATCTGCCGGTGCAGATACACAGCCATTACACGAGCGGCATGGCGGCGATGAGCTACATGGCGGCGCTCGAGGCCGGCGCGGACGTCGTCGACTGCGCGATCTCGCCCTTCGCGATGGGCACGAGCCAGCCCGCGACGGAGACGATGGTCGCGGCGCTTGCTGGCGGCCCGCTCGATACGGGGCTTTCGCTTGAGAAACTGCTGCCGGTCGCGAAGCACTACCAGATGCTGCATGAAAAATACAAGGATCTGATAATGGGCGTGAGCGGAGTCAACGTTAATATCCTCCTCTACCAGATACCGGGCGGTATGTATTCCAACCTCCAGAGCCAGCTCAAAGAGGGCGGCTGCCTTGAAAAATTCAAGGAGGTCATGGAAGAGGTACCGCGTGTGCGTAAGGAGATGGGCTATCCGCCGCTCGTCACGCCGACAAGCCAGATCGTCGGCACCCAGGCGGCGATGAACGTCATCTCCGGCCAGCGCTGGAAGATGGTGCCGAACGAGGTACGCCAGTATTTCCGCGGCTACTACGGAAAGACGCCCGCCCCCGTGGACCCGGAGATACAGAAGCTGGTCCTCGGAGACGAGGAGCCGATAACCTGCCGCCCCGGCGAGAAGATCGCCCCCGAGCTAGAGCAGGCGAAAAAAGAGATCGGCGTGTGGTGCACGCAGCCGGAGGATCTGCTCTCCTACATCCTCTTCCCGCAGGTGGCTAAGGACTTCCTGCCCAACAAGTTCGCGAAGGAGACCCTCGTGAACATCGGACAGGAGCCGCAGGACGACCCCGAAGCCTACGCGGTCTAA
- a CDS encoding PilW family protein, whose amino-acid sequence MRTQKCRRAFTLVELIIGMVMMVIVMGGIITGLSMGLRLYGRAEANGKVTNGARFTAASFKHKIWPMMSRASIVEILPNLPDTVVSDSEDCYVYLDESEQCVKYRIGDRDEPLAGSEFITSLDFSVPTASKDLAENFILKMRVEAQAPKVKSAHVTLDIDSALINRPAKRGSATKASAYGGPVLHFNIFDFRELQLRNLSDDNKILQNEETVEKDSVIQLRYDIIVPSGNRDATKTLYYISSENKASLKKSAGYWEDGKSAFPDYNNEEIRSNYCWPLLITSGDEYYLAGDQYKKASGKEDEFLKIPTSGTFYVYTGKHLYGNDSDFDGEGKLKKEKITSAKKFGSFGYLRAWVVPAYSDADGGGFVRPKGYEQWSVRVRILQSNPDGQPWFRRFTQHQVDRVPNNIFLDSNDSNFAAVGYINPETGEYRVKMEYHSGNNHIQIGGALLPEDIGDARRYEKKIFNESYTNITNYSIIVDAEAGTTTAGLALLLNGYRNNDATSGYCLYYDPGANGYPIRLQNTTGNVNSYQRYGVQEIDSPIESVINNTTAIGSISGGSGGTFYDNYYNPQYVNAALQNEFFKTKGKESDEQTLQGTKGDFTNECKVMQPRRRYMVTILEYHTGDEENPRLLVRMRLLKNLGEAMAEYKMTEKQLRAEDPFLCGPKFYYSEPAWYGNFVGQKPAFSKKGNSSQTYTFKVKRAGVGTEGEVKFDRTITDNNDEKKDNDINRNNNNKYYEDTPSYYAVQTPNVNGDKSRYRNGFFREKTWWVWQGKKQQEQTIKKTFNGGVYKAQRLAPREELGSDDKEDNNLGNLKPDRYRWIGLAIWGGQLGNRSSVEIYDMTIAPGFDAGELRSIMEKGARVFGMDETNGSFPTGLAEYSADKDTAAKWNRDLFGISRKSDGKGNNSGNANAYAKRFTNANGGEPQPCVMSLQHTSPPKDDSALCGCPMCEAYKAYKTYRKYNNK is encoded by the coding sequence ATGAGAACACAAAAATGCAGACGCGCCTTCACCCTGGTTGAACTGATAATCGGCATGGTAATGATGGTGATCGTCATGGGCGGCATCATCACCGGGCTCAGTATGGGACTGCGTCTCTACGGGCGCGCGGAGGCCAACGGCAAGGTGACGAACGGGGCTAGATTCACCGCCGCCTCCTTCAAACATAAGATATGGCCGATGATGAGCCGGGCCTCGATCGTCGAGATACTTCCCAACCTCCCGGATACAGTCGTCAGCGACTCCGAGGACTGCTATGTCTACCTCGACGAATCGGAGCAGTGCGTGAAATACAGGATAGGCGACAGGGACGAACCACTGGCCGGCTCGGAATTCATCACCTCGCTCGATTTCAGCGTTCCCACCGCATCCAAGGACCTGGCGGAAAACTTCATCCTCAAAATGCGCGTGGAGGCACAGGCTCCCAAGGTCAAGTCGGCCCACGTAACGCTGGACATCGACTCGGCGCTTATCAACAGGCCCGCGAAGAGAGGCTCCGCGACGAAGGCCTCCGCCTACGGCGGCCCGGTGCTCCACTTCAACATCTTCGACTTCCGTGAGCTGCAGCTGCGTAACCTCTCCGACGACAACAAAATCCTGCAAAACGAGGAGACGGTGGAAAAGGACAGCGTGATCCAGCTCCGCTACGACATCATCGTCCCCTCCGGCAACAGGGACGCGACTAAGACGCTCTACTACATAAGCTCGGAGAACAAGGCTTCGTTGAAAAAGAGCGCCGGCTACTGGGAGGACGGAAAGTCGGCCTTCCCTGACTACAACAACGAAGAGATTAGAAGCAACTACTGCTGGCCGCTGCTGATAACATCCGGCGACGAATATTACCTCGCGGGCGACCAGTACAAAAAGGCCTCCGGCAAAGAGGATGAATTTCTCAAGATACCAACCTCCGGCACGTTCTATGTATACACCGGCAAACATCTCTATGGAAATGACTCTGATTTTGACGGCGAGGGAAAATTGAAGAAAGAGAAAATAACAAGTGCAAAAAAATTCGGCTCCTTCGGCTACCTCCGCGCCTGGGTAGTTCCGGCCTACAGCGACGCCGACGGCGGCGGCTTCGTGCGCCCCAAAGGATACGAGCAGTGGAGCGTACGCGTGAGGATACTACAATCAAATCCCGACGGACAGCCATGGTTCCGTAGGTTTACGCAGCATCAGGTAGACCGAGTACCCAATAATATATTTCTTGACAGTAATGACAGTAATTTTGCAGCAGTCGGCTACATCAACCCGGAAACCGGCGAATACCGCGTAAAAATGGAGTACCACTCGGGAAACAACCATATACAGATAGGGGGCGCCCTGCTACCCGAAGATATCGGCGACGCGAGAAGATATGAAAAGAAGATATTTAACGAAAGCTACACAAACATCACCAACTATTCAATCATTGTAGACGCGGAGGCCGGGACTACGACGGCGGGGCTCGCACTGCTCCTCAACGGCTATCGGAACAATGACGCTACCAGCGGTTATTGCCTATACTACGACCCTGGCGCAAACGGTTATCCGATACGCCTGCAAAATACTACAGGTAATGTCAATAGTTATCAGCGCTACGGCGTCCAGGAGATCGATTCCCCGATAGAATCGGTCATAAACAATACCACCGCTATTGGATCGATTTCGGGAGGCTCAGGCGGGACATTTTACGATAATTATTATAACCCACAGTATGTAAATGCCGCGCTGCAAAACGAATTTTTCAAAACAAAAGGGAAAGAGTCAGACGAACAAACCTTACAGGGAACCAAAGGGGACTTCACGAATGAATGCAAAGTTATGCAGCCTCGCCGCCGCTATATGGTTACGATCCTCGAATACCACACCGGCGATGAGGAAAACCCGAGGCTGCTCGTGCGCATGAGGCTGTTGAAAAACCTCGGCGAGGCTATGGCAGAATACAAAATGACTGAAAAGCAGCTGCGTGCGGAGGACCCCTTCCTCTGCGGCCCGAAGTTCTACTATTCCGAACCGGCGTGGTACGGGAATTTCGTCGGGCAAAAACCGGCATTTTCAAAAAAAGGCAATAGTAGCCAGACGTATACGTTTAAAGTAAAAAGGGCTGGAGTTGGAACCGAAGGTGAAGTTAAATTCGACAGGACGATCACCGATAATAACGATGAAAAAAAAGATAACGATATTAACCGAAACAACAACAATAAATATTACGAAGACACGCCAAGCTACTATGCTGTGCAGACGCCTAACGTCAACGGTGATAAATCCCGTTATCGGAATGGCTTCTTCAGGGAAAAAACATGGTGGGTTTGGCAGGGAAAAAAACAACAAGAACAAACAATTAAAAAAACCTTCAACGGCGGCGTATATAAGGCGCAGAGACTCGCTCCACGCGAAGAGCTCGGCAGCGATGACAAGGAGGACAATAATCTTGGGAATCTTAAACCGGATCGTTACCGCTGGATCGGCCTCGCGATCTGGGGCGGACAATTGGGAAATAGAAGCAGCGTGGAGATCTACGACATGACGATCGCCCCCGGCTTCGACGCGGGAGAGCTGCGATCGATAATGGAAAAAGGCGCGCGGGTTTTCGGCATGGATGAGACGAACGGCAGTTTCCCCACCGGCCTCGCCGAATATTCGGCGGATAAGGACACGGCCGCCAAGTGGAACCGCGATCTCTTCGGCATATCACGCAAAAGCGACGGGAAAGGTAACAACTCAGGCAACGCCAACGCCTATGCCAAACGCTTTACAAATGCGAACGGTGGCGAACCGCAGCCCTGTGTAATGTCCCTCCAGCACACCTCGCCGCCAAAAGATGACAGCGCATTATGCGGCTGTCCGATGTGCGAAGCCTACAAAGCCTACAAAACCTACAGAAAATATAACAACAAATAA
- a CDS encoding DUF1622 domain-containing protein has translation MLHDFAAVSRTIIEFISILIIMCGVAVAIFRGCQLFFTSRSGHSLPRDAWIQLRLSFEDTLMLGLQFLMAADIIGTISDPDLQGVIVLSVIVLLRVILSFTLSREVAEMDRQKRENAAARHDG, from the coding sequence ATGCTTCACGATTTTGCCGCTGTATCGAGAACCATCATCGAATTTATCAGTATTCTTATTATCATGTGCGGCGTGGCGGTCGCCATCTTCCGCGGGTGCCAGCTCTTCTTCACCTCCCGCTCCGGCCACAGCCTGCCGCGCGACGCCTGGATTCAGCTGCGGCTCTCCTTTGAAGATACGCTGATGCTCGGCCTTCAATTCCTGATGGCGGCGGATATCATCGGCACGATCAGCGACCCGGATCTTCAGGGGGTTATCGTACTCTCTGTCATAGTTCTGCTGCGGGTGATCCTGAGCTTCACGCTCAGCCGTGAGGTGGCGGAGATGGACCGGCAGAAACGTGAGAACGCCGCCGCGCGGCATGACGGTTAA
- the fsa gene encoding fructose-6-phosphate aldolase — protein sequence MKFFLDTANLEDIKTAHSWGVIAGVTTNPTLVSKEGDIDFHTRVREIAETVNGPVSAEAVSLEKSRLIEEAKVLAGIHPQVVVKVPLCPDGLGAVKELTALGIKTNVTLVFSANQAVLAAAAGATYVSPFVGRLDDIGEDGMKLIYDVVEIFDLYGIETKVIAASLRHPAHVLECAKAGADYATVPFKVLKMLFDHPLTKKGIDQFNADWAKYLANK from the coding sequence ATGAAATTTTTTCTCGATACCGCAAACCTTGAGGATATAAAGACGGCCCACTCCTGGGGCGTCATCGCCGGGGTCACGACAAATCCCACCCTTGTATCAAAAGAGGGCGATATAGATTTTCACACCCGCGTGCGCGAGATCGCGGAGACGGTAAACGGACCCGTCAGCGCCGAGGCCGTCTCTCTGGAAAAGAGCAGGCTGATCGAAGAGGCGAAGGTGCTCGCCGGTATCCACCCGCAGGTCGTCGTGAAGGTGCCGCTATGTCCCGATGGCCTAGGCGCAGTGAAGGAGCTTACGGCGCTGGGGATCAAAACGAACGTGACGCTCGTCTTCAGCGCCAATCAGGCGGTGCTTGCCGCCGCCGCCGGCGCGACATATGTCAGCCCCTTCGTCGGACGTCTCGACGACATCGGCGAGGACGGCATGAAGCTGATATACGACGTGGTGGAGATATTCGACCTCTACGGTATAGAGACGAAGGTGATCGCGGCGAGCCTGCGCCATCCGGCGCATGTCCTCGAATGCGCGAAGGCCGGAGCCGACTACGCGACGGTGCCCTTCAAGGTCCTTAAGATGCTCTTTGACCACCCGCTCACAAAGAAGGGGATCGATCAGTTCAACGCCGACTGGGCAAAGTATTTGGCGAATAAATAA
- a CDS encoding GntR family transcriptional regulator: MNTNNPFSSLSQYAPSAAFNTSVETLVLQTLRSAITQGAFYPGQEIDEAAIAEGLQISKMPVRQAIAALEVEGLVTKVPRKKVYVTSLDSHDIEEIYTTRIALEEVAIRAAVKKATQRDYEMLEKNLAIPLSQMEGYVGFLEVDKEFHSLLYAPSGWQRVMKYLQQLRNNTAMYRILREPLPPEKLQVSLDEHRAIYEAYRSADEELTARLLREHTLRTVPSLKDIDMANEAVTQQ; this comes from the coding sequence ATGAACACCAATAATCCGTTTAGCTCGTTAAGCCAATATGCGCCAAGCGCCGCCTTCAATACCAGTGTTGAGACTTTGGTACTGCAGACGCTGCGCTCCGCGATCACGCAGGGAGCGTTTTATCCGGGACAGGAGATAGACGAGGCCGCGATCGCCGAAGGCCTTCAGATCAGCAAGATGCCGGTGAGGCAGGCGATCGCCGCCTTGGAGGTCGAGGGGCTGGTCACGAAGGTCCCGCGGAAAAAGGTCTATGTCACCAGCCTCGACAGCCATGACATCGAGGAGATATACACCACGCGAATCGCCCTCGAAGAGGTGGCGATCAGGGCGGCGGTGAAGAAGGCCACGCAAAGGGACTATGAGATGCTGGAAAAAAATCTTGCCATCCCTCTGTCGCAGATGGAGGGCTACGTGGGCTTTCTCGAAGTCGACAAGGAATTTCATTCGTTGCTCTACGCCCCGTCGGGTTGGCAGCGCGTTATGAAATATTTGCAGCAGCTGCGCAACAATACCGCGATGTATAGGATCTTAAGAGAGCCGCTGCCGCCGGAAAAGCTTCAAGTTTCACTCGATGAACACCGGGCGATATATGAGGCCTACAGAAGCGCCGATGAGGAGTTGACGGCAAGACTTTTAAGGGAACACACATTGAGGACCGTTCCGAGTCTGAAGGACATTGACATGGCGAACGAAGCGGTCACGCAGCAATAG
- a CDS encoding tripartite tricarboxylate transporter TctB family protein, which produces MSSARSYKEDLAAGLVCFAGGLVFYINVHFQEMMKFDLLGSKFFPKLACAGIMFFGGLLVLQSLSRIRALKAEKEAEAAHEGECFFNRKKLLFVAYSIIYFAALEFSVGFLYATPVYMFLNMLLLDAAKPPASKIVKYIAFSLAVTAATYLFFNRVLYLLLP; this is translated from the coding sequence ATGAGCAGCGCAAGAAGCTACAAGGAAGATCTCGCGGCGGGGCTGGTATGTTTTGCCGGCGGTCTGGTGTTTTATATTAATGTGCATTTCCAGGAGATGATGAAGTTTGACCTGCTGGGCTCAAAATTCTTCCCGAAGCTGGCATGTGCGGGAATAATGTTCTTTGGCGGTCTCCTTGTCTTACAGTCGCTTTCCAGGATAAGAGCCTTAAAAGCGGAGAAGGAAGCAGAAGCCGCCCATGAGGGAGAATGCTTTTTTAATAGAAAGAAGCTCCTTTTTGTCGCCTACTCAATTATCTATTTTGCCGCGCTGGAATTCTCAGTTGGATTCCTCTACGCGACTCCGGTATATATGTTTCTGAATATGCTGTTACTGGACGCGGCAAAGCCGCCGGCGTCGAAGATAGTAAAGTATATAGCCTTTTCCCTTGCGGTGACCGCGGCGACCTATCTCTTCTTTAACAGAGTTCTCTACCTACTCCTTCCGTAA
- a CDS encoding tripartite tricarboxylate transporter permease: protein MNPEIIQGIISIFSPFPFMLLLIGTFAGIIFGAIPGMTATMGIVLFLPLTFKIDPVSSICLLLGIYTGGISGGLVSAALLRMPGTPSSVATTFDAYPMAQKGEPGRALGIGIFASFIGGLFSSVALIFVAPQVAKIALTFGNFEYFSVSILALSIVVVLSKKSMTKGLLATFIGLFFATVGSSEIDMVPRFTFGFEDLEGGVNIMPYLIGLYAISQIISDMGSDNSVLVPKVPIKNVWIGFRNFFKGDLSNVIQSTIIGFFIGLLPGIGGATANVVSYGNAKSHSKHPELFGTGYKSGIIASEASNNAVIAGALVPMLTMGIPGDATTAVLVGALMIHGLQPGPMLFNNNAMFVYSTFSAVFFANLAMFIMMLVAIKVFIRALSTPKAYLLPFIVVMCVVGAYALNNRIFDIWLLLFFGLVGYCMERLEFPMTPAILGFVLAPLIENNLRQGLMSSNGSYMPLFEGKISLCCLILTVISLAWPLVSGALKKRKIRVDSQ, encoded by the coding sequence ATGAATCCAGAGATCATTCAGGGTATTATCAGTATCTTTTCTCCCTTTCCATTCATGCTACTGCTTATTGGGACGTTTGCCGGAATAATTTTCGGCGCTATTCCCGGCATGACGGCGACGATGGGCATCGTGCTTTTCCTGCCTCTCACCTTTAAGATAGATCCCGTATCTTCAATATGCCTCCTGCTTGGCATATACACAGGAGGAATATCCGGCGGCCTTGTTTCGGCGGCGCTCTTAAGGATGCCGGGAACCCCATCCTCCGTGGCCACCACCTTCGACGCCTATCCGATGGCGCAGAAGGGCGAGCCTGGACGGGCCCTCGGCATAGGGATATTTGCCTCTTTCATCGGCGGTCTGTTCAGCTCCGTCGCTCTGATATTCGTCGCTCCCCAGGTGGCGAAGATCGCCCTGACCTTCGGGAATTTTGAATATTTCTCGGTGTCGATCCTCGCGCTGAGCATCGTCGTCGTACTCTCGAAAAAATCGATGACCAAAGGTCTGCTGGCGACATTTATCGGTCTTTTCTTCGCGACGGTGGGAAGTTCGGAGATAGATATGGTGCCGCGCTTTACTTTTGGTTTTGAGGACCTTGAGGGCGGAGTCAATATAATGCCCTATCTGATCGGCCTTTACGCCATATCGCAGATAATTTCCGACATGGGCTCCGACAACAGCGTCCTTGTGCCGAAGGTGCCAATAAAAAATGTGTGGATCGGCTTCCGGAATTTCTTCAAAGGTGATCTTTCCAATGTGATCCAAAGCACTATCATCGGGTTTTTCATCGGCCTTCTGCCGGGCATCGGCGGTGCGACGGCGAATGTAGTGTCGTATGGAAACGCCAAGTCTCACTCAAAGCATCCCGAACTCTTTGGAACTGGATATAAAAGCGGAATAATCGCCTCGGAGGCATCAAACAACGCGGTGATCGCGGGAGCGCTGGTACCGATGCTGACGATGGGCATTCCCGGTGACGCGACGACCGCAGTTCTCGTGGGAGCGCTGATGATACACGGCCTTCAGCCTGGGCCGATGCTCTTTAATAACAACGCGATGTTTGTCTACAGCACCTTCTCCGCAGTATTTTTCGCGAACCTGGCGATGTTTATTATGATGCTCGTCGCAATCAAAGTTTTCATAAGGGCGCTGAGTACCCCAAAAGCGTACCTGCTACCCTTTATTGTGGTGATGTGTGTGGTAGGAGCTTACGCGCTGAATAACAGGATTTTTGACATTTGGCTCCTGCTCTTCTTCGGTCTGGTCGGCTACTGTATGGAGAGGCTCGAATTCCCCATGACTCCCGCGATCCTCGGCTTTGTCCTGGCGCCGCTCATTGAGAATAATCTGCGTCAGGGGCTCATGTCGAGCAATGGCAGCTATATGCCGCTGTTTGAAGGAAAAATATCCCTCTGCTGCCTGATCCTGACCGTGATATCCCTTGCCTGGCCGCTGGTGAGCGGCGCGCTCAAAAAACGCAAAATAAGAGTTGATTCACAATAG
- a CDS encoding tripartite tricarboxylate transporter substrate binding protein gives MFKKFAAVCLVVMSIFAFTGLPACAADKYPSKPIKMIVGYAPGGGVDTTARIFAKYAEEFLGQPVVITNITGGGGSIGAREVLKARPDGYTLLWMHEAILAGYVTGVAKFNWDEFTPVGRAVATCDAITVKADSPWKTIDDFMAYLKDNPGKVKMPVEIGSTSQLELAAIDNAAGGGRIVAVSGGGGATRIPKLLGGFLDAASLNAPSIPQYVKDGSLRPLAVCTPERSPFFPELPTLLEKGYDVRKPFNMYVFGPQGLSKDVVARVNEALKKFSEDPRVEKDLAAILAVPSYMTPDEQAKYLTDMTVYFQGVAKKAGINQK, from the coding sequence ATGTTTAAGAAGTTTGCAGCGGTTTGTTTAGTGGTCATGTCTATCTTTGCCTTTACGGGCCTGCCGGCCTGTGCGGCGGACAAATATCCCTCGAAGCCGATCAAAATGATTGTCGGATATGCGCCAGGAGGCGGAGTCGATACGACGGCCAGAATATTTGCCAAGTACGCGGAGGAGTTCCTCGGTCAGCCTGTCGTCATCACCAATATCACCGGAGGCGGCGGAAGTATCGGTGCGCGCGAGGTGCTCAAGGCCAGGCCCGACGGCTACACGCTCCTTTGGATGCACGAGGCGATCCTCGCGGGTTACGTGACGGGCGTTGCGAAGTTCAACTGGGACGAATTCACACCGGTTGGCAGGGCTGTCGCGACCTGCGATGCCATCACAGTGAAGGCGGATTCGCCGTGGAAGACGATCGATGATTTTATGGCCTACCTTAAAGACAATCCCGGAAAGGTGAAGATGCCCGTGGAGATCGGCTCCACCAGCCAGCTTGAACTCGCGGCGATCGACAACGCCGCCGGTGGGGGAAGGATAGTCGCCGTCAGCGGCGGAGGCGGGGCGACGCGCATACCGAAGCTGCTCGGCGGCTTTCTTGACGCGGCCTCACTGAACGCCCCCTCTATCCCTCAGTATGTCAAAGACGGCTCTCTGCGCCCGCTGGCCGTATGTACCCCCGAGCGCAGCCCCTTCTTCCCCGAACTTCCCACTCTGTTGGAGAAGGGATATGACGTAAGGAAACCCTTTAATATGTATGTATTTGGTCCCCAAGGACTGTCAAAAGATGTCGTCGCCAGGGTGAACGAAGCCCTGAAAAAGTTTAGCGAGGATCCGAGAGTCGAAAAAGACCTTGCCGCGATACTCGCCGTACCGAGCTATATGACCCCGGATGAACAGGCGAAGTATCTGACGGATATGACAGTCTACTTCCAGGGAGTCGCGAAAAAGGCCGGTATAAACCAGAAATAA